Within Anopheles nili chromosome 3, idAnoNiliSN_F5_01, whole genome shotgun sequence, the genomic segment CAGAGCCAATCAATGTAAGCATGAAGTGTAGAACGAGAATATTAAGTACAGCGGTTTAATCGTAATTGTTTTGTAGCGAACTTATTTGCAGGATTTCGTAGTGAATGCCAGTCCCGATTATGTTCCTTATAGCTTACTCGCTCTGAAGAACTTATGGAAGGATAGGCTAAATTTACACGttgaatgtttcattcattcgACAGTTGCAAAGCTGAGCGATGAAGCtattaaatttcaaaacgcTATTACCGTCAATGGGACAGCCGCTGGTAATCTTCCAAAGATAAATCTAACATTAATTTGGAAGAATGGTACGTATTCATTACTCTAAGCATATATCATTTCAATATTAATTGCTTGTTCAATTACTTACAGTTGGAACATACACTGAAATGATTACCTCTCCAACTTCGTACGTGCCCATATGCGGCGAGGTGAACATTCTTCGCTTTTTGTCGCGCTGCGGCCCAAGTGAATTTAACTACGAGCAGCTGGACAATGTGGTCGAAGTCGATTCTATTCTGGACGCGTGTTATCTGCTTCTCAACAAGCAGAACGTTAAACAGCGGCAACAGATCCTTCGCACTCTTGGGACAAAACTTGGTAAGTCGACGGGCTTTGGCGGCGAGCAAATGTCCCTATGTGATATAGCGTTTACCAGCACAGTTAAGCAGGTGCAGCGAACGATCGCAAAAGACATCAATCCAAACATGACCAAGTGCATTAGTCGTGTTACGGTCCTCGCTGGGCTGTAAAATTGTTCACTCTACCAACAGTTAACAGCTTTTGGTGTACCATTCGCAATTTGTTCGTGAGTGTTGATTGCCGATATTTATTTCTGTGAATTTGCCGCTGTTTCATGGTACTGTTCAATAACTGGTCATAGAAAACGTCCCAAGATcatcaaataataaatcaacaaTTTTTATTCGAGTCTTGCGTTACAAAATATGAACATCTAACAGATATTGTTGTCTTGTAGCTATTTAAGTTTGAGAACGTTTAGATAAGGTGATGTTACGGACTCTGCACCGTATCTTTCCTAACTGACCTTTGTTTCTATCGCGACTATCACAATCACAAACGGGATGAATAAGCTCCCTTCGTAATGCTTAAGTACGTTTGCTCGCCGTGTTACGGCGTAACCTCGTGTTATCAAGGCATTTTCGTTATTAACCAAGGTAACTTGCCGTACTTACGGTAGTTATAGTAATCGTATGCAAGCTTAGTAAATATTAATACGATCAACGAAGCGAAGATGATGCTTAGCGTATTGTAAAAGGTAGCCGTATTGTGTTCGGCCGATCGACAAATGTCGTTTGGTGTCACTGTCAACACTGGCAGGTACAGTTTTCGACCATCTTCGTCATTGATGAAGTAACACGTGATATTGCGCGAATCGGCTACTAACGACTCGTGTTTGCGAAGGAACCGTTGGAACCGAATCGCAAAGCGACACCCGCATCGCCATGGGTTGTTCGAGAGATAGAGCTTACCCACGCCTGGATTGCGTTCCATCGCATGCTCAACACTGTACACACGTATCTGTCGGAAGTGGAgaaaaacagcaagaaaacTGATTAGTTCCTGCATGGGCGgaatttgccaaaaaattgAAAGGTATTACTAAAACTCACCCGATTCAGCCGGTTGCCCCGCAAGCTAAGGATGCGAAAGTTGTCCAACCATATCGTATCCTCGAGGATGTCGATCGATGTGATCCGATTATCGTCCAGATAGATGTCTTGCACCGTTCGATAGTGCTCGTTTGTTGTCAGACTGTCGACGGATTGCAACTTATTGCGGGTGATGTGCAACACGGTCGTGTTCGCTGGCAGGTACTGGGGCAGTTGGTAAAATCCACGGTCGCTGCAATTGACCATGATCATTGGGTGGAATGATAGCCCATTGTCGCTTAATCGCAGATAAGAGACGTGGCAACTGCAGTTCCAGATTTCCTCATGTAGGCAGCTTTCCCGTACGACCCGCTTGTATTCCATGGCCGTGAGAACCGGCCGACCAGTGTACTTCCAGTCCTTGCACACCAAGGTCGGTTTATCGACGTACTGACGCGATTGCTCTTTCAGCAACCATATCATGTCGTTTGTACAATTCCACAGATTACCTACAAAAGGGGAAATCGGAAGTGGTTAGCAACTTTTAATATCAGTTTGATTTAACATCAGGCATATTGATCAAGTCTTATTGCCACGATTCATTTGTACCTAGATCTTTTTGGGGCTTTTGGCGAACTTGCACTAACCTTGCAGATACACCTCCACGTGGCCGCT encodes:
- the LOC128723144 gene encoding probable aminoacyl tRNA synthase complex-interacting multifunctional protein 2 isoform X1, whose protein sequence is MYRLKPVLSEDVVCEIPSCMYTLKPVSDFSIDRNSFPGAKSGSNAGDPMSIEIENLLQKAENDELRMLAERQQRVLQQLAELKNEILAMRTELKLNATSPAVTSSPLKTKSKLKAEPINRTYLQDFVVNASPDYVPYSLLALKNLWKDRLNLHVECFIHSTVAKLSDEAIKFQNAITVNGTAAGNLPKINLTLIWKNVGTYTEMITSPTSYVPICGEVNILRFLSRCGPSEFNYEQLDNVVEVDSILDACYLLLNKQNVKQRQQILRTLGTKLGKSTGFGGEQMSLCDIAFTSTVKQVQRTIAKDINPNMTKCISRVTVLAGL
- the LOC128724905 gene encoding protein singed wings 2, with amino-acid sequence MATVTTHRRALSDELALKRITNFAVAVVFTLLLSSTLVTGQLPLSLQNLVVENVAIEDCALRPPTLQQPAAPHGSGGSAISNNRPFCYFTQPNRTVCFRGIELKRFQVGGKFNLTRQLILCDWPLRTFDPLMLTRLVPRVERLALTGRALQGLLHDFPALPYLQMVNITGTRLNHTGPNAFYELDRLQVLNLRGNELEQIQPYRFRSGHVEVYLQGNLWNCTNDMIWLLKEQSRQYVDKPTLVCKDWKYTGRPVLTAMEYKRVVRESCLHEEIWNCSCHVSYLRLSDNGLSFHPMIMVNCSDRGFYQLPQYLPANTTVLHITRNKLQSVDSLTTNEHYRTVQDIYLDDNRITSIDILEDTIWLDNFRILSLRGNRLNRIRVYSVEHAMERNPGVGKLYLSNNPWRCGCRFAIRFQRFLRKHESLVADSRNITCYFINDEDGRKLYLPVLTVTPNDICRSAEHNTATFYNTLSIIFASLIVLIFTKLAYDYYNYRKYGKLPWLITKMP
- the LOC128723144 gene encoding probable aminoacyl tRNA synthase complex-interacting multifunctional protein 2 isoform X2; protein product: MAENDELRMLAERQQRVLQQLAELKNEILAMRTELKLNATSPAVTSSPLKTKSKLKAEPINRTYLQDFVVNASPDYVPYSLLALKNLWKDRLNLHVECFIHSTVAKLSDEAIKFQNAITVNGTAAGNLPKINLTLIWKNVGTYTEMITSPTSYVPICGEVNILRFLSRCGPSEFNYEQLDNVVEVDSILDACYLLLNKQNVKQRQQILRTLGTKLGKSTGFGGEQMSLCDIAFTSTVKQVQRTIAKDINPNMTKCISRVTVLAGL